From Candidatus Zixiibacteriota bacterium, the proteins below share one genomic window:
- a CDS encoding transglutaminase-like domain-containing protein — MTAVYKIAIMILLFLGPSVRGAELQITPYSDDVYRALDSAGNNRADLEKVFSHYAAPEDSLKLKAALYLVGNMGGHSYVTFDLRDSVGQEVPFSIFDYPKYDSLEAGWKVLEAKYGTLDFKRKETIYDLQTIRADYLINQIDYAFRAWREKPWAKNLPVDIFFDYVLPYRCSNEPIEPWREIFWEKYKDITSKMADSTDPMEAAGLINNDVMTWFTFDPRFYYHPTDQGLSEMMKNHLGRCEDMTNAAIYAMRANGVAVTSDYTPFWANSGNNHAWNAIVLPDRKVIPFMGAESNPGKYQLANKLAKVYRKTYAQQHNNLIFQERKQQKVPGWLAGKSYIDVTSAYTKTCDIAVTFNKPVPDSVDIAYLCVFNSGEWQAIHWGRIKNGQAVFNSMGTDIAYLPALYMDEKIVPYGSPFILNNDCTTREFSPDEERSITAEFVSTTKVAQVASTDGIAKSFLTPGKEYELFYWDDGWQSIGKITAGDQPLKFEKIPSAGLYWLVAKDSDREERIFTIDDNQQVWW; from the coding sequence ATGACTGCGGTTTATAAGATTGCCATAATGATCCTGCTGTTTCTTGGCCCATCAGTGCGGGGGGCAGAGTTGCAGATTACGCCATACTCGGATGATGTTTACCGTGCGCTTGATTCCGCCGGGAATAATCGTGCGGATTTGGAAAAGGTATTTTCTCATTATGCGGCACCGGAGGATTCCCTTAAGCTCAAGGCCGCTCTATATCTGGTCGGCAACATGGGGGGACACTCTTATGTCACTTTTGATCTCCGGGATTCTGTCGGGCAGGAAGTCCCTTTCAGCATATTTGATTATCCTAAATATGATTCTCTGGAGGCAGGCTGGAAAGTGCTCGAGGCAAAATACGGCACGCTGGATTTTAAGCGCAAGGAAACCATTTATGATCTCCAAACAATCCGGGCTGATTATCTGATAAACCAGATTGATTACGCCTTCCGGGCCTGGCGCGAAAAACCCTGGGCGAAAAATCTGCCGGTCGATATTTTCTTTGATTATGTTCTGCCATATCGCTGCAGCAATGAGCCGATCGAGCCGTGGCGGGAGATATTTTGGGAGAAGTATAAGGATATAACCTCTAAAATGGCTGATTCCACCGATCCAATGGAGGCGGCAGGTTTGATTAATAATGATGTCATGACCTGGTTCACCTTCGATCCCCGATTTTATTATCATCCGACCGACCAGGGACTTTCCGAGATGATGAAGAACCATTTGGGGCGATGCGAGGATATGACCAATGCCGCCATCTACGCCATGCGGGCCAATGGCGTGGCGGTTACCAGCGACTACACTCCTTTTTGGGCCAACTCGGGAAACAATCATGCCTGGAATGCTATTGTTCTGCCCGATCGAAAAGTGATCCCTTTTATGGGCGCGGAAAGTAACCCCGGCAAGTATCAATTGGCCAATAAACTGGCCAAGGTCTATCGCAAGACCTACGCGCAGCAGCATAATAATCTCATTTTCCAGGAGAGAAAACAGCAGAAAGTCCCCGGCTGGCTGGCCGGAAAGAGCTATATTGATGTTACTTCCGCTTACACGAAGACATGTGACATTGCCGTTACTTTCAATAAGCCTGTTCCCGATTCGGTTGATATCGCTTATCTGTGCGTTTTCAACTCCGGCGAGTGGCAGGCGATACACTGGGGAAGAATCAAAAACGGCCAGGCTGTTTTCAATTCCATGGGTACCGACATCGCCTACCTTCCGGCGCTTTACATGGATGAGAAAATTGTCCCCTATGGATCCCCATTCATATTAAATAATGATTGCACCACCCGAGAATTTTCCCCTGATGAAGAGAGGAGTATCACCGCCGAATTCGTTTCTACCACGAAAGTTGCACAAGTTGCCTCGACCGATGGGATCGCCAAATCCTTTCTGACTCCCGGAAAAGAGTATGAACTGTTCTACTGGGATGATGGCTGGCAGTCAATCGGAAAAATTACCGCCGGCGATCAGCCTCTCAAGTTTGAGAAAATCCCTTCCGCGGGACTCTACTGGCTGGTAGCCAAAGACTCTGACCGTGAAGAAAGGATATTCACGATTGATGATAATCAGCAGGTCTGGTGGTAG
- a CDS encoding dienelactone hydrolase family protein translates to MKYLATFLLIALLGQGDSAMIKTETVKYKQGAAVLEGYLAYDDSFAGKRPGVMIVHEWMGLNDYAKRRAEQLASLGYVAFAADIYGKGVRPKDTKEAGEQASIYRADRGLMRARATAGLEELKKFPLTDTLKIAAIGYCFGGGTVLELARSGAKLNGVVSFHGNLDTPHPEDARNIRAKVLVLHGGDDPYVPAEQVAAFQKEMREASVDWQMIIYGGAVHSFTNPASGNDPTKGAAYNAEADRRSWEAMKQFFSEIFQ, encoded by the coding sequence TATTAATCGCGCTTCTGGGGCAGGGCGATTCGGCTATGATTAAAACCGAGACCGTCAAATACAAGCAGGGCGCTGCTGTTCTGGAGGGGTATCTGGCTTATGATGATTCCTTTGCCGGGAAACGGCCCGGTGTTATGATTGTGCACGAGTGGATGGGGCTGAATGATTACGCCAAAAGAAGAGCCGAGCAACTGGCCTCGCTCGGCTATGTTGCCTTTGCCGCCGATATTTACGGCAAAGGGGTCCGTCCCAAAGATACCAAAGAGGCGGGCGAGCAAGCCTCAATTTACCGCGCTGACCGCGGCCTAATGCGGGCGCGGGCCACAGCCGGTCTGGAGGAACTCAAGAAATTTCCTCTGACCGACACGCTCAAAATTGCCGCAATCGGATACTGTTTTGGTGGCGGCACGGTTTTGGAACTGGCGCGAAGCGGCGCCAAACTCAATGGCGTAGTCAGTTTCCACGGCAATCTGGATACGCCGCATCCCGAGGATGCCCGCAATATAAGGGCCAAAGTGTTGGTATTGCACGGCGGTGATGATCCCTATGTTCCCGCCGAACAAGTGGCGGCTTTCCAAAAAGAGATGCGAGAGGCCTCGGTCGATTGGCAGATGATAATCTATGGCGGCGCCGTGCACAGTTTCACCAATCCGGCCAGCGGCAACGACCCCACAAAAGGGGCGGCCTATAATGCAGAAGCCGATCGCCGTTCCTGGGAGGCAATGAAACAATTCTTCAGTGAAATATTCCAATAG
- a CDS encoding putative Ig domain-containing protein has protein sequence MKRLGIFALLLLAPLFISNLVLADSEAEKEVTAIQKKIADEGLDWTAGLNPIMTDYTLDERRQMLGLKMPPNWEEIWSAHLRKDFVSKAASDLPVSFNWQDSGKVTPVKNQGGCGSCWIFCATGALEANYKIYRQVEYDLSEQQILSCVSPGWGCNGGWMDDVYNHYKSFGAILESQMPYLANHNIPCTETQYQPIAFLDSWTAIPNNIYSLKTAVMTAPVAVAFYVFNDFFSYGGGCYSNNTFTTDLNHGVLIVGWDDTMCNGQGAWRVKNSWGPGWGDNGFFWIKYGTCNFGQGAALLDINAVRIAEETPLPAGNPCSEYSYQMNASGGTPPYNWSILVAQLPAGLTLETGGLIHGSPEKGGSYTFALRVMDSSIPVKSFFKYFTLPVANAMNGDADCSGQYNIADVTYIIKYLYRSGPPPVIPQAGDLDCTFNCDILDITYLVNYIYKGGPAPCQY, from the coding sequence ATGAAAAGACTTGGTATTTTCGCGCTGTTGCTCCTCGCCCCACTTTTCATCTCTAACCTCGTTCTGGCCGATTCTGAGGCTGAGAAGGAAGTTACGGCTATACAGAAGAAAATCGCCGACGAGGGCCTTGACTGGACGGCGGGACTAAATCCTATCATGACCGATTATACTCTCGATGAACGTCGCCAAATGCTCGGTCTGAAAATGCCGCCCAACTGGGAAGAGATATGGAGCGCTCACCTGCGCAAGGACTTTGTGTCCAAGGCGGCGTCCGACCTTCCTGTCAGTTTCAATTGGCAGGATTCGGGCAAGGTCACGCCGGTGAAAAACCAGGGAGGATGCGGTTCCTGCTGGATTTTCTGTGCCACCGGCGCTCTGGAGGCAAATTATAAAATCTATCGCCAAGTTGAATACGATCTTTCCGAACAGCAGATTCTTTCCTGCGTGTCTCCCGGCTGGGGATGCAATGGCGGGTGGATGGATGATGTATATAATCATTATAAATCTTTTGGCGCCATTCTCGAATCCCAAATGCCCTATCTGGCCAATCATAATATTCCATGCACCGAGACACAGTATCAACCGATTGCTTTTCTCGACAGTTGGACAGCCATCCCGAACAATATTTATTCTCTGAAGACCGCGGTTATGACCGCCCCGGTGGCGGTTGCCTTCTATGTTTTTAATGATTTCTTTTCTTATGGCGGAGGCTGTTACAGCAATAACACCTTCACCACCGACTTGAATCATGGCGTGCTAATTGTCGGCTGGGATGACACCATGTGCAACGGCCAGGGCGCCTGGCGGGTCAAGAACAGTTGGGGGCCAGGATGGGGCGATAATGGTTTTTTCTGGATCAAATACGGCACCTGCAATTTTGGTCAGGGGGCTGCTCTTCTTGATATTAACGCCGTCAGAATTGCCGAGGAGACTCCGCTTCCGGCCGGCAATCCCTGCTCGGAATATAGCTACCAGATGAACGCCAGCGGCGGGACGCCACCCTATAACTGGTCGATTTTGGTCGCCCAGCTTCCCGCCGGATTGACTCTGGAAACCGGCGGCCTGATACACGGTAGTCCGGAAAAAGGGGGCAGCTATACTTTCGCCCTCCGCGTAATGGATTCCTCGATCCCGGTCAAAAGCTTTTTCAAATATTTTACTTTGCCGGTGGCCAATGCCATGAACGGTGATGCCGATTGCAGCGGCCAATACAATATCGCCGATGTTACCTATATTATCAAATATCTGTATCGCTCCGGCCCGCCTCCGGTCATCCCGCAGGCCGGCGACCTCGACTGCACTTTTAATTGTGATATTTTGGATATTACCTATCTGGTCAATTATATCTACAAAGGCGGCCCCGCGCCCTGTCAGTATTAA